In one Silene latifolia isolate original U9 population chromosome 10, ASM4854445v1, whole genome shotgun sequence genomic region, the following are encoded:
- the LOC141608143 gene encoding protein DETOXIFICATION 51-like, giving the protein MCNLVSDEPPNHSKPNSQVTNIYCDLVSLNSNLQEKKCKKTDDENNNSDSNSFSELSLFSFPSFMDVVNEIGSLFFLAFPILLTNLILYSRSMLSMVYLGQIGANALAAGSLAIAFANITGYSVFSGLALGMEPLCSQAFGANRPKILSLTLQRCVIFLLVCTLPISVLWFSMSYILDYLHQDPEIVKLAHTYILFSLPDLFTNSFYHPIKIYLRAQGITRPVTVASLIGAVVHLPIMAILVGPFKLGIVGVAVATSTSNLASLVVLVIQIRLSGLHVETWDPPGKECLTGWEPLIKLAFPSCVTVCLEWWWYEIMIMLCGLLVNPKATVASMGILMQTTGLIYNFPAALSNAISTRVGNELGAGQIQRAKLSSLVGIMWALIMGLAAFAFAFGSKHVWAQMFTHDRNILSLTSTALPILGLCELGNCPQTAAAGVIRGTARPTTAANAVLGAFYGVGMPVAIGLTFYLGVGFNGLWIGLLAAQISCAGLLFFVVGTTDWVNQAKMAELLTQCVGPTLDLPTSFTVDSSLHDNDERSLNQVAHEIVPLMSISVAST; this is encoded by the coding sequence ATGTGTAATTTGGTTTCCGATGAACCGCCTAATCATTCCAAACCCAATTCCCAAGTAACAAACATTTACTGTGACCTTGTTTCACTAAACAGTAACCTTCAGGaaaaaaaatgcaagaaaactgATGATGAGAATAACAATTCTGATTCCAACTCATTTTCTGAATTATCGTTATTTTCATTTCCATCATTTATGGATGTCGTAAATGAAATTGGTTCACTATTTTTCTTGGCATTTCCCATACTTTTGACCAATCTTATATTATATTCCCGGTCCATGTTATCCATGGTTTACTTAGGCCAGATTGGTGCTAATGCATTGGCCGCCGGTTCGCTTGCCATTGCATTCGCTAACATAACTGGTTATTCGGTCTTTTCTGGTCTAGCCTTGGGTATGGAGCCCTTGTGCTCTCAAGCATTTGGGGCGAATAGACCTAAGATTTTGTCACTAACATTACAAAGATGTGTCATCTTTTTGTTAGTGTGCACGTTACCCATTTCCGTACTTTGGTTTTCCATGTCCTACATTTTGGATTACCTTCACCAAGACCCGGAAATTGTCAAATTAGCACATACTTATATCCTCTTTTCGTTACCAGATCTTTTTACTAACTCCTTTTACCACCCGATCAAGATTTACCTACGTGCTCAGGGGATTACTCGCCCTGTCACTGTAGCATCCCTAATTGGAGCGGTTGTCCATTTGCCGATTATGGCGATATTAGTGGGACCGTTCAAGCTAGGGATTGTTGGGGTAGCAGTTGCCACCTCGACGTCCAACCTTGCATCACTAGTCGTGCTAGTGATACAAATTCGGCTTAGTGGGTTGCATGTGGAGACATGGGACCCGCCCGGTAAGGAGTGTCTAACTGGATGGGAACCGCTGATAAAACTTGCGTTTCCCAGTTGTGTCACGGTCTGCTTGGAATGGTGGTGGTACGAGATCATGATCATGCTTTGTGGGCTCCTTGTGAACCCCAAAGCCACAGTTGCATCAATGGGTATTCTAATGCAAACGACCGGGTTGATATACAACTTCCCGGCCGCCCTAAGTAACGCCATCTCAACCCGGGTTGGAAACGAGCTTGGGGCAGGCCAAATTCAAAGGGCCAAACTCTCAAGTTTAGTCGGTATAATGTGGGCCTTAATAATGGGTCTGGCTGCTTTTGCTTTTGCATTTGGGTCCAAGCATGTTTGGGCTCAAATGTTCACCCATGATCGCAATATTTTATCCTTGACCTCCACCGCGTTGCCAATATTAGGCCTATGTGAGCTAGGAAACTGCCCCCAAACTGCGGCAGCTGGGGTGATTCGGGGGACAGCGCGACCCACCACAGCCGCTAACGCGGTGTTAGGGGCTTTTTACGGGGTGGGGATGCCAGTGGCTATCGGGCTAACTTTCTATCTTGGAGTTGGATTTAATGGGCTTTGGATTGGGCTTCTTGCAGCCCAAATTAGTTGCGCTGGGCTGTTATTTTTCGTGGTGGGGACTACAGATTGGGTTAATCAAGCGAAGATGGCCGAATTGCTTACTCAATGTGTTGGGCCCACTCTAGATTTACCAACATCATTTACTGTTGATTCATCTTTGCATGATAATGATGAACGCAGTTTAAATCAGGTTGCTCATGAGATTGTGCCATTAATGTCTATTTCGGTGGCTTCAACTTAA